From Watersipora subatra chromosome 8, tzWatSuba1.1, whole genome shotgun sequence, a single genomic window includes:
- the LOC137401867 gene encoding uncharacterized protein, producing the protein MLSGVCYDRMQLRYKDIFDKLEKARASAIERESSAMDGIGVSKIERKYEILEKDLDSYLKDLMCFGFQSKSFDIPLMKKHIVRYLLENRTKIDVVIKKGSKYMMIQTEKLRFLDIANFLPEGISLSDYLEAMDVESGKFYWIYEQFTSMEVLKRTDFPKKEEFYSDLKRKGISDEEYEHCKNVWTKEKMTTLRDLLIYYNEADVAPLVTAIERQNEFFKSRNLDFKSAISVPGLLIRYLFQLKDPESPIFLFGNKFSDLYHLIRKNIRGGLSLVFHRYQEKEKTKIKTEYFGQRSKHTQVCMGWDCSAMYLHNLSLCDMPTGAFVRRRRETNYKIEKSRATGEKATEWIEWMSKQLNIPLRHQFNGTEKRIGGLNIPVDAYGVTDEGKEIVINYSGCWYHSHMCSRTPVGIRNNVSEDKENRAKTYKHLQYFMDLGYKVYHVWECVFDRMKVDHTEIVKFCKGLRVPVDNRYKLTEEQILKEIENGEMFGIAEVDIHVPDQYKEIFSEFQPITKHAYLSRDDIGDHMKEFAEKNDLLKRPAKTLINSYFAEKILLATPLLRWYMNHNVKCTKVYQVIQYKPSKCFTRFGQEVMSARRDGDIDPTKKAISDNCKLIGKKIV; encoded by the coding sequence AATGCAGTTGCGATACAAAGATATATTTGACAAACTTGAGAAAGCTAGAGCATCAGCTATAGAAAGAGAGTCCTCAGCGATGGATGGAATTGGTGTGAGTAAAATAGAACGCAAATATGAAATTCTTGAAAAAGATTTAGACAGTTATTTAAAAGATTTGATGTGTTTTGGTTTTCAAAGCAAATCCTTCGATATTCCTTTAATGAAGAAACACATCGTTAGATATTTGCTGGAGAACCGTACAAAAATTGACGTTGTTATTAAAAAAGGCAGCAAGTATATGATGATACAAACGGAAAAGCTCAGATTTCTGGACATTGCGAACTTCTTACCAGAAGGCATATCGCTAAGCGATTATCTCGAGGCAATGGATGTAGAAAGCGGAAAGTTTTACTGGATTTATGAACAATTTACATCGATGGAAGTGCTAAAGCGAACGGATTTTCCTAAGAAGGAAGAATTTTACAGCGATCTAAAAAGAAAGGGTATATCAGATGAAGAATACGAGCATTGTAAGAATGTCTGGACGAAAGAAAAAATGACTACACTTCGTGACCTTCTAATTTATTACAATGAAGCTGATGTAGCTCCACTAGTCACAGCTATCGAAAGACAAAATGAATTCTTTAAAAGTCGAAACTTGGACTTCAAGTCAGCAATTTCAGTTCCAGGACTTTTAATTCGATATCTATTCCAGCTAAAAGATCCAGAGTCACctatatttttgtttggaaacaaaTTCAGTGATTTATATCATTTAATACGCAAAAACATTAGAGGAGGTCTCAGCCTCGTTTTTCATCGCTATCAAGAGAAGGAAAAAACTAAAATCAAAACCGAATACTTTGGCCAAAGAAGCAAACATACACAAGTTTGTATGGGTTGGGACTGCAGTGCAATGTACCTACACAATCTCTCGTTATGTGACATGCCCACGGGTGCTTTTGTTAGACGTCGACGAgaaacaaactataaaatagAGAAAAGTCGTGCAACTGGTGAAAAGGCTACTGAGTGGATAGAATGGATGAGCAAACAGCTTAATATACCATTACGGCATCAATTTAATGGTACGGAAAAAAGAATTGGAGGATTAAATATCCCAGTAGATGCGTATGGTGTAACGGATGAAGGTAAAGAGATAGTTATAAACTACAGCGGTTGCTGGTATCACAGCCACATGTGTTCACGTACACCTGTTGGTATTCGAAACAATGTGAGTGAGGACAAAGAaaacagagctaaaacatacaAACATTTACAATATTTCATGGATCTAGGATACAAAGTTTATCATGTGTGGGAATGCGTTTTTGACAGAATGAAAGTAGACCATACAGAAATAGTAAAGTTTTGTAAGGGTTTACGTGTACCCGTTGACAATCGATACAAACTAACAGAAGAGCAAATACTGAAGGAGATAGAGAATGGAGAGATGTTTGGTATAGCTGAAGTCGACATTCATGTCCCAGATCAATATAAGGAGATATTTTCTGAGTTTCAGCCTATTACTAAGCACGCATATTTGTCTAGAGATGATATTGGAGATCATATGAAAGAGTTTGCCGAGAAGAATGATCTGTTAAAACGCCCAGCCAAGACTCTGATAAACAGTTATTTCGCTGAAAAGATTTTATTGGCAACACCTCTGTTACGATGGTACATGAACCACAATGTAAAGTGTACAAAGGTATACCAAGTGATTCAATATAAACCCTCCAAGTGCTTCACTCGATTTGGCCAAGAAGTCATGAGTGCACGCAGAGATGGAGACATTGATCCTACAAAGAAAGCTATCTCAGACAACTGCAAACTAATAGGTAAGAAAATTGTCTGA
- the LOC137401868 gene encoding uncharacterized protein: MSLIFEHSCLAAKPELDIFSTPPTMAALEDSWSTEYLPTTSLDDTSPIKFMISGDSNHYIDPYSSYLYLEVKITKQDGTDIDAGTQIGPVNLLAHSLFQQVDVWLNDTLITSSSNLYHYRAYLETLLSFSDESKKSQLTMSLYSKDTPGQMDDIADANTGLVARRGFTDESKTVPLICKLHSDIFLQKRLLLNGVDMRIKLIRNSDKSDKDMDKLNFRGVFPIDKIPNEEFTFPSCAVINTKPHTDRGEHWVCFIKNRDRTGIYFDSYGYPPYNLPEVGDVLANCIDWTYNAKSLQTPFSTVCGEYCIFFLAHMAKGFTLDHIINLLDDNGDTFANDAFVYSYTIHKYRNVINTSSLNVIDIPLIIQSVANAQY, from the exons ATGTCACTTATATTCGAGCATAGCTGCTTAGCCGCTAAGCCAGAGCTAGATATATTTTCAACTCCACCAACAATGGCTGCGTTAGAAGATAGTTGGAGCACTGAGTATTTACCCACCACATCTTTAGACGATACGAGTCCAATCAAATTCATGATTTCGGGAGACTCAAACCACTACATAGACCCTTACTCTAGTTACTTGTATTTAGAAGTAAAAATTACCAAGCAAGATGGAACCGACATCGATGCTGGAACTCAGATAGGTCCAGTTAATCTGTTAGCTCACAGCTTGTTCCAGCAAGTAGACGTATGGCTAAATGATACATTGATCACATCGTCATCAAACCTGTACCACTACAGAGCTTATCTCGAGACTTTACTGTCATTTAGCGATGAGTCTAAAAAATCACAACTGACTATGAGTCTATACTCAAAAGATACACCAGGCCAAATGGATGATATCGCCGACGCTAATACAGGGTTAGTCGCGAGAAGAGGATTTACCGATGAAAGCAAAACGGTACCACTCATATGTAAACTCCATTCGGATATTTTTCTCCAAAAGCGGTTGCTACTAAACGGGGTAGATATGCGAATAAAACTCATCAGAAATTCTGATAAAT CTGATAAAGATATGGACAAGCTAAACTTTAGGGGGGTATTCCCTATCGACAAGATTCCTAACGAAGAGTTCACCTTTCCATCATGCGCCGTGATCAACACAAAGCCACATACAGACAGAGGCGAACATTGGGTGTGTTTTATCAAAAACAGAGACAGAACTGGTATATATTTTGACAGCTATGGATACCCACCTTACAATTTACCCGAAGTGGGAGATGTACTGGCTAATTGCATAGACTGGACATATAATGCCAAATCACTTCAGACTCCATTCTCTACAGTATGCGGAGAATATTGTATCTTCTTTCTAGCGCATATGGCAAAGGGGTTCACTCTAGATCATATTATTAATCTTCTTGACGATAATGGAGATACTTTTGCAAATGATGCTTTCGTCTATAGCTATACAATACACAAGTACAGAAATGTTATCAACACTAGCAGTTTAAATGTGATTGATATTCCTCTGATCATTCAAAGCGTAGCCAATGCCCAATACTAA
- the LOC137401877 gene encoding zinc finger protein 25-like: MFAMEALLVKAEPETNGPSGSLYLTDIEVKVEPHGSSVNTDCDEDTEVNLEPETHSINTHSHKGKYRGLTFLQDLQNVTTKMTSSMTSVNSKRKLPAAKKPFECKICSGCFAGRGGLIIHMRTHPREKPFQCQICSKKFYLRSHLTEHMRTHTGEKPFPCKMCSRRFSQSSVLKKHMRTHTGEKPFPCELCCSMFASNSNLNSHMKTHTKERPFHCKLCSRSFAQQSDLTGHTKAHFEEKPFRCKLCCSSFAQQRDLTRHVNTHSREKPFQCKICSRSFAQRHYLTRHMKRHT; this comes from the exons atATAGAGGTTAAAGTAGAACCTCATGGTTCTTCAGTCAACACAGACTGTGATGAAG ATACCGAAGTTAATCTTGAACCAGAAACTCATTCAATCAACACACATAGTCATAAAG GTAAATATCGCGGACTGACATTCCTTCAAGATCTCCAAAATGTTACAACAAAAATGACCTCATCTATGACCAGTGTAAACTCAAAGAGAAAACTACCCGCAGCAAAGAAACCCTTTGAGTGTAAGATATGCAGTGGCTGCTTTGCTGGGCGCGGTGGACTAATAATACACATGAGGACTCATCCCAGAGAAAAGCCATTTCAATGTCAGATATGCAGCAAGAAGTTTTACCTTCGTAGTCATCTAACAGAACATATGAGAACccatactggagagaagccatttccaTGTAAGATGTGCAGTAGAAGGTTTTCCCAAAGCAGTGTTCTGAAAAAACACATGAGAACTCACACCGGAGAAAAGCCATTCCCATGCGAGTTGTGCTGTAGTATGTTTGCTTCTAACAGTAATTTAAATAGTCATATGAAGACACACACTAAAGAAAGACCATTCCATTGCAAGCTTTGCAGCAGGAGTTTTGCCCAACAAAGTGATCTAACAGGACACACGAAAGCTCACTTTGAAGAAAAACCATTCCGATGTAAGCTTTGCTGCAGTAGCTTTGCTCAACAAAGAGATCTAACAAGACACGTGAATACTCATTCTAGAGAAAAACCATTCCAATGCAAGATTTGTTCTCGTAGCTTTGCTCAACGCCATTATTTAACAAGGCACATGAAAAGgcatacttga